TGTGCTGTTTGCAGCACGCCTTGAGGAACTGCAGTATAGCCGTGAAGCTATTCAGGCCGCTCTTTCCATCGATTACCAGACCCTGTCGAAGATGCTGACCATTCCGCGCGCAATCTCCGAAGATATGCTCGTTGCTATCGGACCAGCGAAAGGTATTGGTCGTGACCGCTGGCTTGAACTGCGCAAGCTGATTGAAATGCCTGGTAAAGCTGATGCGGCGCGTGAGTTGATGGCAACGGCTGCCTTCAAGGCAGCACAGTCTGGCACACGCTTTGAGCAGCTCTATGGTCATCTCAAAGGCTCTAACCAGAAGAAACCAGTTACGAAGGCGGCAATACGTCCCGGTTCGAGCTGGACTGCAGCAGACAAAAGCGTCAGTGCCACCATCAAACAGAATGGCAAAACAGCAACTCTGGCGCTCAGTGCAGCCAATGGTCCGCGTTTTGCTGAATGGATTTCGCGTAATCTGGATACGCTTTATGCGTCATTCAGCGACGACGAGAAGTGAGTAAGCGTATCGGGTGAGGGCAGTTATCCCCCATCTAATCAGCGTATCGAATAAAAGTGGAAGAGTGCAGGTGGTGGTCATCTGCATAATTTAACGAAGAGGAAACAGCAGCAAAAGAAAAAGGCCCCCAAACGTCGCCGCGTGGAAGCCCTTCTCATTGGTTTAGCAGCTAGAGAATCGCAAATCTACGAATCACTGTCAAGTGTAATTAGCGTCATTTCGGCGGGTGGATTTCTTTTGCCTTGTGGAAGGTGAAAGAAAATGGAGTCTCAATTCGGACTGACGCCTTTTGGCAGTCAGCGGATGACGCACGCCTTGTTGGCAGTGCATCAAAAAGCTCGCGAAATCCCTCAGGGAGCTGCTGCTGATAAGTGGCAGCTTCATCGTTGGCTGTGCGAAGGCAAGAATATCATTGGCATTAGTGATCGTTCTTTAGCGGTTCTGTCTGCTTTGCTATCGTTTTATCCTGAGAATACGCTGGTCGAAACCGGCGCTCTGGTGGTGTTTCCCTCCAACAAGCAGCTGGCCTTGCGCGCGCATGGCATGGCCGATGCAACATTGCGTCGTCATCTGGCAGCGCTGGTCGAGGCTGGTATCATCACGCGTCAGGATAGCCCGAACGGCAAACGCTATGCTCGTCGAAGCAAATCCGGTGAGTTAAAGGTTGCCTTTGGTTTCTCGCTTGCACCACTTTTGGCGCGTGCAGTCGAGTTTGAGGCTGCTGCCGAACAGGTCAAATCCGAGAAGATCGCTCTGCGCGAAATCCGGGAACAGCTGACTTTGCTGCGTCGCGACATATCAAAGCTCCTCGATTATGCAATAGAAGCATCGCTTGTTGGTCCGTGGGATGAGCTCAACGTCGAGTTCCGTGCGGTTGTCGACAGCATTCCACGTCGTGCAGAGATGCTCGAGCTGACAACACTCGTCGCAAAACTGCATGAAATTCGTGGTTCTGTTGATAAAGCTTTGAATAATAATGAAAAAGTTCAAAATTTGAGCGACAATGAATCCCAAAATGAGCGGCAGCTTAATGAATCAAAACCAGATTCCCATTTTGATAGGAACGTCGCGAATTCAGACACAGTTGCGATCAAAATCAAAACCGATTGCGCAATTGAGGCCGGCATTTCTCTCGATATGGTTCTGCGAGCCTGTCCAGAGATCAGCGCTTACGCATCAGGTCCGATAAGTCAGTGGGAACATCTGACGGCCACAGCAGAGAAGGTACGAAGCTTTATCGGCATCGATACCAAACTCTATGAAATGGCTCTGAAAATGCTTGGAAGGCAGAATACGGCTATCACAATTGCCTATCTGCTCCAGCGCTATAACGATATTCGCTCCGTGAGTGGTTATCTTCGCATTCTCACGGAAAAGGCTGCTGAAGACGCGTTTTCGGTAAAGGCGCTCATGGTCAGCGCTCTGCATATTCAACAAAGACAACTGCAATGAATTGATACTTGCTCCTATGCTCTGATAGTGGTTGGAAACAGGATTTGAGGGGAATGTTATCTCCATCACTGTGTTGAAA
The genomic region above belongs to Ochrobactrum quorumnocens and contains:
- the repB gene encoding plasmid partitioning protein RepB, producing the protein MARKNIFQSVMQTEEAEEKPVSPAENVSRRFGAAKSLSASIDELAKQASQKLDGETIVELDPQVLDASFIADRLPEADDQEYAELLEAVRERGQDSPILVRPHPETSGRFMIVFGHRRAKVARELGIKVKAVIKPLADLEHILSQGQENSARANLSFIERVLFAARLEELQYSREAIQAALSIDYQTLSKMLTIPRAISEDMLVAIGPAKGIGRDRWLELRKLIEMPGKADAARELMATAAFKAAQSGTRFEQLYGHLKGSNQKKPVTKAAIRPGSSWTAADKSVSATIKQNGKTATLALSAANGPRFAEWISRNLDTLYASFSDDEK
- the repC gene encoding plasmid replication protein RepC — translated: MESQFGLTPFGSQRMTHALLAVHQKAREIPQGAAADKWQLHRWLCEGKNIIGISDRSLAVLSALLSFYPENTLVETGALVVFPSNKQLALRAHGMADATLRRHLAALVEAGIITRQDSPNGKRYARRSKSGELKVAFGFSLAPLLARAVEFEAAAEQVKSEKIALREIREQLTLLRRDISKLLDYAIEASLVGPWDELNVEFRAVVDSIPRRAEMLELTTLVAKLHEIRGSVDKALNNNEKVQNLSDNESQNERQLNESKPDSHFDRNVANSDTVAIKIKTDCAIEAGISLDMVLRACPEISAYASGPISQWEHLTATAEKVRSFIGIDTKLYEMALKMLGRQNTAITIAYLLQRYNDIRSVSGYLRILTEKAAEDAFSVKALMVSALHIQQRQLQ